In Phaeobacter gallaeciensis DSM 26640, a genomic segment contains:
- the pyk gene encoding pyruvate kinase encodes MRRSRNVKIVATLGPASETYETIRALHEAGADVFRLNMSHGSHEEIAAKHAIIRKVEADLDSSIAILADLQGPKLRVGVFSNGAEELVEGASFRLDLDDAEGDVNRVCLPHPEIFEALQPGAHLLVNDGKIRLKVETCGNDFANCTVTTGGTISNRKGVNVPDVVLPLAALSEKDRGDLEFVCGLGVDWLALSFVQRAKDVYEARGLADGRAAVLSKIEKPAAVDNFDEILDASDGIMVARGDLGVELPVSAVPPIQKRLVRRCRAAAKPVIVATQMLESMIESPMPTRAEVSDVATAIYEGADAIMLSAESAAGQYPIEAVQTMDNVATEVEVDPTYVQIIAASRSAKGDTVADAIVAAAREIAEKTEIKAICCYTQSGTTALLTARERPGVPIIALTPLAGTARRLALSWGCNCVVTTDQDRFKGAVVGAARAARSGGFAGETDQIVVTAGVPFNVPGTTNILRVAPCDERLIYSTDPE; translated from the coding sequence ATGAGAAGATCGCGCAATGTAAAGATTGTTGCCACCCTTGGGCCGGCATCCGAAACCTATGAGACCATTCGTGCTCTGCATGAAGCGGGCGCAGATGTGTTTCGTCTGAATATGTCCCACGGCAGCCACGAGGAAATCGCTGCGAAACATGCGATTATCCGCAAGGTCGAGGCTGATCTGGACAGCTCCATCGCCATCCTCGCCGACCTTCAGGGGCCGAAGCTGCGCGTCGGTGTCTTCTCCAATGGCGCAGAGGAATTGGTCGAGGGGGCGTCTTTCCGTCTGGACCTGGACGACGCCGAAGGTGACGTAAACCGGGTCTGCCTGCCGCATCCTGAGATCTTTGAGGCGTTGCAGCCAGGTGCTCATCTGCTGGTCAATGACGGCAAGATCCGCCTCAAGGTGGAGACCTGCGGCAATGATTTCGCCAATTGCACGGTGACCACCGGCGGAACCATCTCCAATCGTAAGGGCGTGAACGTCCCCGATGTGGTGCTGCCGCTGGCCGCGCTCTCGGAGAAGGATCGTGGCGATCTGGAGTTCGTCTGCGGGCTGGGCGTCGACTGGCTGGCGCTTTCTTTTGTGCAGCGCGCGAAGGATGTCTATGAAGCCCGTGGCCTGGCCGATGGCCGCGCGGCGGTTCTATCAAAAATCGAAAAACCAGCTGCCGTCGATAACTTCGACGAAATTCTGGATGCTTCCGACGGGATAATGGTTGCGCGCGGCGATCTGGGCGTTGAGTTACCTGTCTCTGCCGTGCCGCCGATCCAGAAACGTCTGGTGCGCCGCTGTCGCGCGGCGGCAAAGCCGGTGATCGTGGCCACCCAGATGCTGGAAAGCATGATCGAAAGCCCGATGCCAACCCGTGCCGAAGTGTCGGATGTGGCCACCGCGATTTATGAAGGGGCAGATGCCATCATGCTCTCGGCGGAATCGGCGGCGGGCCAGTACCCGATCGAGGCTGTGCAAACGATGGACAACGTCGCGACCGAGGTGGAGGTCGATCCGACCTATGTGCAGATCATCGCGGCATCGCGCTCTGCCAAGGGCGATACCGTTGCGGATGCCATTGTGGCTGCCGCGCGCGAGATTGCGGAGAAGACTGAGATCAAGGCGATTTGTTGTTACACCCAGAGTGGTACGACTGCGCTGTTGACCGCGCGTGAGCGTCCCGGTGTGCCGATCATTGCGCTTACACCATTGGCGGGCACCGCACGCCGCCTCGCGCTGAGCTGGGGGTGCAACTGCGTTGTAACCACAGATCAGGACCGGTTTAAGGGCGCTGTTGTTGGCGCCGCTCGCGCCGCGCGGTCTGGTGGGTTCGCAGGCGAGACGGATCAGATCGTTGTCACCGCCGGTGTGCCGTTCAACGTTCCTGGCACCACCAACATCCTGCGCGTGGCGCCTTGCGATGAACGTTTGATCTACAGCACCGACCCGGAGTAA
- a CDS encoding DUF1244 domain-containing protein, translated as MDKQTQIELEAAAFRRLRQHLMEDRTDVQNIDMMNLAGFCRNCLSRWYQEAANERGIEMGKSEAREIFYGMTMDEWKANYQTDASADKQAAFQTAFEENVGKDRS; from the coding sequence ATGGACAAGCAAACCCAGATCGAACTCGAAGCAGCTGCCTTTCGCCGACTGCGCCAGCATCTGATGGAAGATCGCACCGACGTTCAGAATATCGACATGATGAACCTCGCCGGTTTCTGCCGTAACTGCCTGTCGCGCTGGTATCAGGAAGCGGCCAATGAGCGCGGCATCGAGATGGGCAAATCAGAAGCGCGCGAGATCTTTTACGGCATGACCATGGATGAATGGAAAGCCAACTACCAGACCGACGCCTCTGCGGACAAACAAGCCGCCTTTCAGACGGCTTTTGAAGAGAACGTCGGCAAAGACCGCTCTTAA
- a CDS encoding DUF1489 family protein produces MDKYINLVKLSVGTETVDGLAAWQAEYRKQLPEGLPRHVTRMWPKREAEILNGGSIYWVIKGQIQCRQRILRLDEVIGGDGVRRCAIVLEPEIHRTQVALRRPFQGWRYLKPEDTLPDLPKGRGAEKPLPPELSQALAEIGVI; encoded by the coding sequence GTGGATAAGTATATCAATCTTGTGAAGCTTTCTGTTGGAACTGAAACCGTTGACGGGCTGGCGGCCTGGCAGGCGGAGTACCGCAAGCAGCTGCCTGAGGGGTTGCCGCGCCATGTTACGCGGATGTGGCCCAAGCGTGAGGCGGAGATCCTCAATGGTGGGTCAATCTACTGGGTGATCAAGGGGCAAATCCAATGCCGCCAACGGATTTTGCGATTGGATGAGGTGATCGGTGGCGACGGTGTCCGGCGCTGTGCCATTGTGCTGGAGCCGGAAATTCACCGAACCCAAGTGGCGCTGCGTCGTCCGTTTCAGGGGTGGCGCTACCTGAAGCCGGAGGACACGCTACCGGACCTGCCCAAGGGGCGCGGGGCGGAAAAGCCACTGCCGCCGGAACTGTCACAGGCGCTTGCCGAGATCGGGGTGATCTGA